Proteins from one Natrinema salinisoli genomic window:
- a CDS encoding DegT/DnrJ/EryC1/StrS family aminotransferase, with translation MTGNKLAIEGGEPVREDPLDFATPILGDDEVENVADALRSGWLTTGGRVEEFESRISDRVGATHAIGTTNCTSALYLAYRALDVEGEVITTPLTFATTVSSAMQAGATPVLADVRPDTLTLDPESVKEAITDETEAIVPVHYAGQATDMDEYRDLAADHDLKLVEDAAHGFGGSFDGEALGTLGDAGCYSFYATKSITTSEGGMLVTDNDTLSETARRLRLAGVNKDAWEREDTNRPSWHYDVQAVSGKYNMTDVQASIGLAQLGRLEGFIERRREIADELDAQLADISGVQPLAVRHPEEHARHLYPITIEPDLIGRDRDAFDRALVAEGFGTSVHYIPIHHHTVFADVDRTNLSTADDAAARLLCLPLHPGMTDKDVTDIVTAVRKVSRN, from the coding sequence ATGACAGGCAACAAACTCGCAATCGAGGGAGGCGAACCGGTCCGTGAGGATCCGCTCGACTTCGCGACCCCTATCCTTGGTGACGACGAGGTCGAGAACGTCGCGGACGCACTCCGCTCCGGCTGGTTGACCACCGGCGGCCGCGTCGAGGAGTTCGAATCTCGTATCAGCGACCGAGTGGGTGCGACCCACGCGATCGGCACCACCAACTGTACGAGTGCGTTGTACCTCGCGTACCGGGCGCTTGACGTCGAGGGCGAAGTCATCACGACACCACTGACGTTCGCGACTACGGTCTCCAGTGCGATGCAAGCGGGGGCAACACCGGTTCTCGCCGACGTTCGTCCCGACACGCTCACTCTCGACCCTGAATCGGTGAAGGAGGCGATAACCGACGAAACAGAGGCCATCGTCCCGGTTCATTATGCAGGTCAGGCAACCGATATGGACGAGTACCGCGACCTTGCCGCGGACCACGACCTCAAACTCGTCGAGGACGCCGCACACGGATTCGGTGGCTCCTTCGACGGCGAGGCGCTCGGCACCCTCGGCGACGCCGGCTGTTACTCCTTTTATGCAACAAAGTCAATCACCACGAGTGAGGGCGGGATGCTCGTGACGGACAATGACACCCTCTCGGAGACTGCACGCCGACTCCGCCTCGCCGGCGTCAACAAGGACGCTTGGGAACGCGAGGACACCAACAGACCGAGCTGGCACTACGACGTGCAGGCGGTCTCGGGTAAGTACAATATGACGGACGTACAAGCATCCATTGGCCTAGCACAGCTCGGCCGTCTCGAAGGATTTATCGAGCGCCGCCGCGAGATCGCCGACGAGCTCGACGCACAGTTGGCGGACATCTCCGGCGTCCAGCCACTCGCTGTCCGTCACCCGGAGGAACACGCGCGTCACCTCTATCCGATCACGATCGAGCCCGACCTGATCGGGAGAGACCGCGACGCCTTTGATCGAGCACTCGTCGCCGAAGGCTTTGGCACGAGCGTCCACTACATTCCCATCCACCACCACACCGTGTTCGCCGACGTGGACAGAACCAACCTCTCGACGGCCGACGACGCCGCGGCGCGACTACTCTGTCTCCCGTTGCATCCGGGGATGACCGACAAGGACGTGACCGACATAGTGACAGCGGTTCGAAAGGTCTCCCGGAACTAG
- a CDS encoding NAD-dependent epimerase/dehydratase family protein codes for MSDSTVLVTGGGGYLGSILTKQLLDDGHDVIVLDRFLFCDDALADVRDDDELTVIEGDIRDDGLLEDTVARADDIVHMAAIVGDPACSEAVDEAIEVNLDATVRMKRLAAEHDVSRFVFVSTCSVYGNSETGSMLNETSPVNPVSVYAQTKQLAETSLLEEPMGLDVTALRLATVYGLSPRPRFDLVVNLLTKMAVQEGTGTIFGGDQWRPFIHTRDVARGIRAALDASAEDVAGEVFNVGRDDENYTMAEVGEMIDNAVPEAEVKVDETVSDDRTYRVTFEKFRDATGFVPQIRLPEGIKEIRDALENGTLEDPDLPRHQNHASGGKEVE; via the coding sequence ATGAGTGATTCGACGGTCCTTGTGACCGGTGGAGGCGGATACCTCGGCTCGATTCTCACTAAACAGCTTCTCGACGACGGACACGATGTCATCGTTCTGGACCGCTTTCTCTTCTGTGACGACGCGCTCGCTGATGTGCGCGACGATGACGAGCTGACCGTCATCGAGGGCGACATTCGCGACGACGGGCTACTCGAAGACACCGTCGCCCGTGCGGACGATATCGTCCATATGGCTGCCATTGTCGGCGATCCGGCCTGTTCGGAGGCCGTTGACGAAGCCATCGAGGTCAACCTCGACGCGACGGTCCGAATGAAGCGCCTAGCCGCCGAACACGACGTCTCGCGGTTCGTCTTCGTTTCGACGTGCAGTGTCTACGGCAATTCCGAAACCGGTTCGATGCTCAACGAAACGTCACCGGTCAACCCCGTTTCCGTCTACGCCCAAACAAAACAGCTCGCGGAGACATCACTGTTGGAGGAGCCGATGGGGCTAGATGTGACGGCACTCCGGTTGGCGACTGTCTACGGGCTGTCGCCGCGGCCGCGGTTCGACCTGGTCGTGAATTTACTCACAAAGATGGCGGTTCAGGAGGGCACGGGGACCATCTTTGGTGGCGACCAGTGGCGGCCGTTCATCCACACACGCGATGTAGCTCGTGGCATTCGGGCAGCCCTCGACGCTTCGGCCGAGGATGTCGCGGGTGAGGTGTTCAACGTTGGACGAGACGACGAGAACTACACGATGGCAGAGGTCGGCGAAATGATCGACAACGCCGTCCCCGAAGCGGAGGTGAAGGTCGACGAGACAGTGAGCGACGACCGGACGTACCGTGTCACGTTTGAGAAATTCCGCGATGCAACCGGTTTCGTCCCGCAGATCAGGCTCCCCGAAGGGATAAAAGAGATACGCGACGCACTCGAGAATGGGACCCTTGAGGATCCTGACTTGCCGCGTCACCAGAATCACGCCTCGGGCGGGAAAGAGGTCGAGTAA
- a CDS encoding glycosyltransferase family 4 protein, with protein MPRGKQTDTKLTLVSQFFYPDTSANANVLSELAVGLEERGFDVSVVTGQPAYAPNDRRDDQPRREMYKGVAVRRIFSTRFDKNESTVKRMANDVVFFLSAFLHLLFKRDEMGVLLLPTAPPFLPILGWMLSRVRGYEYVPVVLDLYPDMAVELDYLSEDGVVYRVWDQLNKRAYQAASLTVTIGETMEETLTEKYGPCETAVVHNWEDGSVIQPKEKANNEFSRKHDLVDPTTILYSGNHGMHHDLESVVEAAATLEDSREEDLQFQFIGEGGRKVTLVRMTKDRDLDSVSFLPYQPVEQLPESLTSGDIALVSMQEGVEGLCVSSKFYTAIASGQAILAIANEETEIARIVEEVNCGIRVDPKRPGQIVSAIEHWLDNPDEMRAMGERARSVFEERYEKEEAIDRYATVLRRVTT; from the coding sequence ATGCCTCGTGGAAAACAAACAGATACCAAATTGACTCTCGTTTCTCAGTTCTTCTACCCGGATACCTCCGCGAACGCTAACGTCCTCTCGGAGCTCGCAGTCGGGCTCGAAGAGCGTGGGTTCGATGTCTCCGTCGTCACCGGTCAACCCGCCTACGCCCCCAACGACCGGAGGGACGACCAACCACGGCGAGAGATGTACAAGGGTGTCGCTGTTCGTCGGATCTTCTCGACCCGGTTCGACAAGAACGAGAGCACCGTCAAACGGATGGCGAATGACGTCGTTTTCTTCCTCTCTGCGTTCCTCCACCTCCTGTTCAAACGAGACGAGATGGGAGTTCTACTGCTGCCGACAGCGCCACCGTTCCTCCCGATCCTGGGCTGGATGCTCTCGCGGGTTCGTGGATACGAGTACGTCCCGGTTGTCCTCGACCTGTACCCGGACATGGCCGTCGAACTTGATTACCTCTCCGAAGACGGGGTCGTGTACCGCGTGTGGGACCAGTTGAACAAACGAGCCTACCAAGCGGCCAGCCTGACAGTCACCATCGGGGAGACGATGGAGGAGACGCTGACGGAAAAGTACGGCCCGTGCGAGACAGCGGTCGTCCACAACTGGGAGGACGGCTCGGTCATCCAGCCGAAGGAGAAGGCGAACAACGAGTTCTCGAGAAAGCACGACCTTGTCGACCCGACGACAATACTTTACTCGGGAAATCACGGCATGCATCACGACCTAGAGAGCGTTGTTGAGGCTGCGGCCACGCTAGAGGACTCCCGGGAAGAGGACCTTCAGTTCCAGTTCATCGGGGAGGGTGGTCGGAAGGTGACGCTGGTGCGGATGACGAAGGATCGGGATCTTGACTCGGTCTCGTTTCTCCCATATCAACCGGTCGAACAGCTGCCAGAGTCGCTTACATCGGGAGACATTGCCCTCGTCTCGATGCAGGAGGGCGTCGAAGGGCTGTGTGTCTCGTCGAAGTTCTACACGGCCATCGCGAGCGGACAGGCGATACTGGCTATCGCGAACGAGGAGACGGAGATTGCACGCATCGTCGAGGAGGTGAACTGCGGAATTAGGGTCGACCCGAAGCGTCCAGGCCAGATCGTCTCTGCCATCGAACACTGGCTGGATAATCCCGACGAGATGCGGGCGATGGGCGAGCGTGCACGCTCCGTCTTCGAAGAACGATACGAGAAGGAAGAGGCAATAGACAGGTACGCAACGGTATTACGACGGGTTACGACGTGA
- a CDS encoding sulfatase-like hydrolase/transferase — MADIANSIDPVVFPNTVSSASQTISAMPGLSASLYHDSFPTWGFPNDGSRTNMAEVLQNEGYETALFTDNYLFGVQYNHDRGFTSGNLGRPTLKKRLAVKLKERDTTKPLFKLGEWTYFNLFKPVRDAMPGDETFYRSAEDLNANAMRWLDREQPETFLCWVHYMDTHHPFEPPQEYMEQFEFNEKRSRSELGEFTRKACKSNGEGLLQAELEDVDTAYDACCAYLHDEMTRFIDELVEKSHFDPDEDILVLTSDHGQCLDREKGVLGHTPPAFWEEIMNVPLAISRPDWGAGTVDGQVNLIDMMPTVLDAVGAPIPDDIDGEPSSDPKELPVSHTTFVSQWLSPGDGEIQTYRGVRSEDGWKLFGRQIDGEDEVVLTKYDVDDPENEELIYKSRGTTGPRSGEAAERWDDLLEAVEAHGPALEIGDDAVETSTEVREHLKSLGYVE; from the coding sequence ATGGCTGATATCGCAAATTCCATCGACCCTGTCGTCTTCCCGAACACGGTCTCCTCGGCCTCGCAAACCATCTCGGCGATGCCCGGGCTCAGTGCGAGCCTCTACCACGATTCGTTCCCGACGTGGGGGTTTCCCAATGATGGCTCGCGAACAAACATGGCCGAGGTCCTCCAGAACGAGGGGTACGAAACCGCGCTGTTCACCGATAACTACCTGTTCGGTGTCCAGTACAACCACGATCGTGGCTTCACGTCCGGCAACCTCGGTCGCCCGACACTCAAGAAACGCCTCGCGGTCAAACTCAAGGAGCGTGACACGACGAAACCGTTGTTCAAGCTGGGCGAGTGGACGTACTTTAACCTCTTCAAGCCGGTTCGTGACGCAATGCCCGGCGACGAGACATTCTATCGCTCGGCCGAAGACCTGAACGCGAACGCGATGCGGTGGCTCGACAGGGAGCAGCCGGAGACGTTCCTCTGCTGGGTCCATTATATGGACACCCACCACCCGTTCGAGCCACCCCAAGAGTACATGGAGCAGTTCGAATTCAACGAAAAGCGATCGCGCTCCGAACTCGGTGAATTCACGCGGAAAGCCTGTAAATCGAACGGCGAAGGCCTCTTACAGGCCGAACTCGAAGACGTCGACACCGCGTACGACGCTTGCTGTGCATACCTCCACGACGAGATGACGCGGTTCATCGACGAACTCGTCGAGAAGAGTCATTTCGACCCCGACGAGGACATACTTGTGCTCACGTCCGACCACGGCCAGTGTCTCGACCGCGAGAAGGGCGTTCTCGGTCACACCCCACCGGCGTTCTGGGAGGAAATTATGAACGTCCCGCTCGCAATCAGTCGGCCGGATTGGGGGGCAGGAACGGTAGACGGGCAGGTGAACCTTATCGACATGATGCCCACGGTGCTCGACGCCGTCGGTGCACCAATCCCGGACGACATCGACGGCGAGCCGAGTTCTGATCCCAAGGAACTGCCGGTTAGCCATACTACCTTTGTCTCGCAGTGGCTCTCGCCCGGCGATGGAGAGATACAGACCTACCGTGGCGTGCGTTCCGAGGATGGCTGGAAGCTGTTCGGCCGGCAAATCGACGGAGAGGACGAAGTTGTCCTCACGAAGTACGATGTCGACGATCCCGAGAACGAGGAATTAATCTACAAATCAAGGGGCACCACCGGACCGAGGAGCGGTGAAGCGGCCGAACGCTGGGACGACCTACTCGAAGCGGTCGAAGCGCATGGGCCAGCACTCGAAATCGGCGACGACGCGGTCGAAACGTCGACCGAGGTCCGGGAACACCTGAAGAGCCTCGGTTACGTCGAATAG
- a CDS encoding oligosaccharide flippase family protein, producing the protein MVDFDLPLETLKSALSRAGMAVARFGTAIVVARLLDPALFGAVYLLLRMGTVASNIVIGWADGVKTRFASGDIGKETVAGELLSVAGLWSVLVVCVTVTASGPLEHLTGLKYASIFLATFVVVESASVAIEKYFEANGRLGVGSGFKASRYVLAFPLQVGLVIANYGPAGFVGGFAAGTLITLPVAAHIMNVWPTLPSSTELRRGWEFARYAVPNALIGTTYTSLDVFLLSVLLSTTAAGYYEAAWVLTMPGMFVATAAASGLVVKVSGALGRENDPSTTVEQTIGYSSFFSLPILAGALVVGSELVILTYGSAYRPATTLLAGLALHQTIRAQTAPLLQTTYGLNRPNVVTQVTLLATIINVLLGVVLVIQIGPVGVVGATLLAETIRYVWLARTVTAELPSVNLFPRSIRVQILSATLMGFVVYIMALIVDSNSILGISGIIGTGAVTYASLVLILDQSLRHRIEARVGPEAT; encoded by the coding sequence ATGGTCGATTTTGATCTCCCGCTCGAAACATTAAAGTCTGCACTTTCTCGCGCGGGCATGGCTGTCGCCCGTTTTGGTACGGCAATCGTCGTCGCTAGACTCTTAGATCCCGCCCTGTTCGGTGCCGTCTACTTGCTGCTCCGGATGGGGACGGTCGCGAGCAATATCGTAATCGGCTGGGCCGATGGTGTCAAGACGCGCTTTGCGTCCGGCGATATTGGGAAAGAGACTGTAGCAGGCGAACTTTTGTCAGTAGCAGGTCTGTGGTCAGTTCTCGTTGTGTGTGTTACGGTAACTGCCAGTGGTCCACTCGAACATCTGACCGGCCTAAAGTACGCATCCATCTTCCTTGCGACATTCGTTGTGGTTGAGTCGGCGAGTGTCGCTATTGAAAAGTACTTCGAGGCAAACGGCCGTTTAGGAGTCGGCTCCGGATTCAAAGCATCACGCTACGTTCTGGCATTCCCGTTGCAGGTTGGATTGGTGATCGCTAACTACGGGCCTGCTGGTTTCGTCGGTGGGTTCGCTGCAGGTACATTGATAACTTTGCCAGTTGCGGCCCATATAATGAATGTTTGGCCTACGCTCCCGTCCTCGACTGAACTCCGACGTGGGTGGGAATTCGCTCGCTACGCTGTTCCGAATGCTCTTATCGGAACGACCTACACCAGTCTCGACGTGTTCCTCCTGTCTGTTCTCTTGTCGACGACTGCAGCCGGGTACTACGAGGCGGCATGGGTGCTGACAATGCCGGGAATGTTTGTTGCCACTGCGGCGGCGAGCGGCCTCGTCGTCAAGGTTAGTGGAGCGCTGGGTCGAGAGAACGATCCAAGTACCACCGTTGAACAGACAATCGGATATTCTTCCTTTTTTAGCTTGCCAATCCTCGCTGGAGCTCTTGTCGTTGGTTCCGAACTCGTGATTCTCACGTACGGGTCAGCCTACCGACCTGCGACCACACTGTTAGCCGGACTAGCACTTCACCAGACTATACGGGCTCAGACTGCACCGCTGCTCCAGACCACCTATGGACTCAACCGGCCGAACGTCGTTACTCAAGTCACGCTCCTTGCGACGATTATCAATGTGCTTCTTGGGGTAGTTCTTGTCATCCAGATTGGGCCTGTCGGCGTCGTTGGTGCAACGCTACTGGCTGAAACCATTAGGTACGTTTGGTTAGCACGAACTGTTACTGCCGAACTTCCGTCGGTCAATCTATTTCCTCGATCAATACGAGTTCAGATACTCAGTGCGACGCTGATGGGGTTCGTTGTTTATATTATGGCATTAATTGTAGATTCAAACTCGATTCTCGGTATCAGTGGTATTATCGGGACTGGTGCAGTTACCTACGCTAGTCTCGTTCTCATTCTAGATCAGTCACTTCGACATCGAATTGAGGCCCGAGTCGGCCCTGAGGCCACATGA
- a CDS encoding glycoside hydrolase family 97 protein — MIDDTPQVNRRRLLAGSGVLGSAAVSFWALDRSRRPGENDNMAGRLFFSSPDGKVTISLAATDSGVSCTVDYEGHTVVEDGLIGLRSSGTVGGGDLRVNRIRRVTDNWESIWGANRNHNITSTEVDLTVDADRQPYRLVFRIATSGVGFRYLSLSDTDNRVVAKEQTSLRLADPVQAWYPNRLGTRIKNQSDLSEIEAASTPLTVALGQENKSLFLTLHEARLVNAGCFRAEGVNDTTVSLIHPVESQQTLPTPWRVLLFGSEPGDLLDSDFLLSLNDVPKDDFSWVSPGRAFWDWRCRGYVADDERFSLSADSLRSLIDAANRHGIEYVTVDAGWYGNERDPDADPRGPDLEIDLPSLVEYARDRDVRLIAYLNDLAFRTYGIEPILETLVDWDIAGVKHGFVDGDSRETVDFVHELLDATAQHELLYVPHEAYKPTGVRRTYPHLLSREYVQSLGDGPANSHAPPGYFTMVPFVNMIGGPLDATPGFFDLHNATERDTIGGAIQSTIVGQLARCVVVHTGISHFPDHPDVYESHPILFDFLKNLPPVGWDQSLVCDGEIGEHVCIARRSGQEWFVGALTNENAREQRIELDFLEPNRRYKARLYQDGDNAHYRHNQIASESTRMKVHRGDTLDVEMQPGGGFAAHLLTDHM, encoded by the coding sequence ATGATTGATGATACACCTCAGGTGAATCGCCGCCGGTTACTTGCAGGGAGCGGTGTTCTCGGCAGTGCAGCGGTCAGTTTTTGGGCTCTAGACCGTTCCCGAAGGCCTGGGGAGAATGACAACATGGCCGGGCGTCTTTTTTTCTCTTCACCAGACGGAAAGGTGACTATTTCCTTGGCAGCCACTGACTCTGGTGTTAGTTGTACCGTTGATTACGAAGGCCACACCGTGGTAGAGGATGGATTGATTGGACTCCGCTCATCTGGTACGGTCGGAGGCGGCGATTTGAGGGTGAATAGGATTCGGAGAGTGACGGATAACTGGGAGTCAATTTGGGGTGCTAATCGAAACCACAATATAACTTCGACTGAGGTGGACCTCACCGTAGACGCCGACCGGCAACCATACCGATTGGTTTTTAGGATAGCTACGAGTGGCGTAGGGTTCAGATACTTGTCCTTATCTGATACCGATAACCGTGTCGTTGCGAAAGAACAAACGAGTTTGAGACTTGCTGATCCTGTACAGGCGTGGTATCCAAACAGGCTGGGGACGAGGATAAAGAATCAGAGCGATCTCTCTGAGATCGAGGCAGCATCAACGCCGCTAACTGTTGCCCTCGGCCAAGAGAACAAGTCACTCTTTCTCACGCTTCATGAGGCAAGACTTGTGAATGCCGGCTGTTTCAGAGCCGAAGGAGTCAACGATACTACAGTGTCTTTAATTCATCCTGTGGAATCCCAGCAAACACTCCCTACTCCATGGCGCGTTCTACTCTTTGGTTCGGAGCCAGGTGACCTACTAGACTCTGATTTCCTATTGAGTCTGAACGACGTCCCGAAAGATGATTTCTCATGGGTCTCTCCGGGTCGAGCTTTCTGGGACTGGCGTTGTCGGGGGTATGTTGCCGACGACGAGAGGTTCTCACTGAGCGCTGACTCATTGCGGTCGCTAATCGACGCAGCAAACCGACACGGAATCGAGTACGTCACTGTCGACGCAGGTTGGTACGGCAACGAGCGGGATCCGGATGCGGATCCACGCGGGCCTGATCTTGAAATTGACTTACCTTCGCTCGTTGAGTACGCTCGGGACAGGGATGTACGCCTCATTGCGTACCTCAATGATCTTGCCTTCCGTACCTACGGTATTGAGCCGATCCTTGAGACGCTGGTTGACTGGGATATCGCCGGTGTCAAGCATGGCTTCGTGGACGGTGACTCGCGAGAGACAGTCGATTTTGTTCACGAGTTGCTTGACGCGACAGCCCAACACGAACTCCTGTACGTACCACACGAGGCATATAAACCTACAGGGGTCAGACGAACTTACCCGCACCTCCTCAGCCGCGAGTACGTCCAGTCCCTCGGTGACGGCCCAGCGAACAGTCACGCACCGCCGGGTTACTTCACAATGGTCCCGTTCGTGAACATGATTGGTGGCCCACTGGATGCTACACCGGGGTTCTTCGACCTACACAACGCAACTGAACGGGACACTATCGGTGGCGCAATACAATCCACTATTGTTGGACAGTTAGCACGATGTGTAGTTGTCCATACAGGAATCTCTCATTTCCCCGACCATCCTGACGTATACGAGTCTCACCCGATCTTATTTGACTTTCTAAAAAACTTACCTCCGGTTGGTTGGGATCAATCGCTGGTATGTGATGGGGAAATCGGGGAACACGTCTGTATCGCCAGACGTTCGGGCCAGGAATGGTTCGTTGGCGCATTGACCAACGAAAATGCTCGTGAGCAACGTATCGAACTCGACTTTCTGGAACCAAACCGACGGTACAAGGCGAGGTTATACCAAGACGGTGACAACGCACACTACCGACACAACCAGATAGCGTCGGAATCAACTCGAATGAAGGTACATCGAGGCGATACCCTAGATGTCGAGATGCAACCTGGTGGGGGTTTTGCGGCCCACCTCCTTACCGATCACATGTAG
- a CDS encoding sulfatase-like hydrolase/transferase, which produces MLKTLSTDDVRNVFIYVGDAVRWDYRPQSVTGRGLSIKTVAASIHSPTSFASLATGVYPPIHGVTSFNHQISNCRSIFEVPGYDSAFVNSIGENASADDPIFSVLNADDFKRGHPFKEQTEPFLVMERGPGGHAPYGSYDGTAAEYFKDRSGASIEQIRQEYEMTVERDAELFERRLNWLRDEGILDETLVIYTSDHGELLGEGGLLGHNGRMRPELVYVPTVFVHPSITDEEWTNSINHVDILPTALDVLDNDWRPDNFDGRSLLETTETGPGMSFYRNHALPFSLPFVSGELTYEGVFDGDGGFVFAESALRNRLAVLAGKVAKSPKRGYLCRHLQGALGSFHEGDSVYGNPGFDKNLAQDLLTSVKDRGQKVRHVDISEDAEDHLRDLGYM; this is translated from the coding sequence ATGCTCAAAACCCTCTCTACTGACGACGTGCGGAACGTCTTCATTTACGTCGGAGATGCTGTTCGGTGGGACTATCGGCCACAATCGGTGACGGGACGGGGACTATCTATCAAAACGGTAGCAGCATCGATACACAGTCCGACTTCGTTCGCCTCGTTGGCGACCGGCGTGTATCCACCAATCCACGGTGTGACGTCGTTCAACCACCAGATATCGAATTGCCGCAGTATCTTTGAAGTCCCAGGATACGACTCTGCATTTGTCAACTCTATCGGAGAGAATGCTTCCGCCGACGATCCAATCTTCTCGGTTCTTAATGCGGACGATTTTAAACGGGGTCACCCCTTCAAAGAACAGACTGAGCCGTTCCTCGTGATGGAGCGGGGTCCCGGAGGTCACGCCCCGTACGGAAGCTACGACGGAACCGCAGCTGAGTACTTCAAAGACCGTTCTGGAGCCTCTATAGAGCAAATTAGGCAAGAGTACGAAATGACCGTCGAACGCGATGCAGAGCTCTTCGAACGCCGTCTTAATTGGCTACGAGACGAAGGAATACTTGATGAGACGTTAGTCATCTATACATCAGATCACGGAGAACTGCTTGGGGAGGGAGGTTTACTCGGCCACAACGGACGTATGCGCCCCGAATTGGTGTACGTCCCTACGGTGTTCGTACATCCCTCGATCACTGATGAAGAGTGGACAAATAGCATCAATCACGTTGACATTCTCCCGACGGCTCTCGACGTACTTGACAACGATTGGCGCCCCGATAATTTCGACGGCCGGAGTTTGCTAGAGACGACAGAAACTGGCCCCGGAATGAGCTTCTACCGGAACCATGCTCTACCATTCTCACTCCCGTTTGTCTCAGGGGAGCTCACGTACGAGGGTGTGTTTGATGGTGATGGCGGATTCGTGTTCGCGGAGTCTGCTCTACGAAATCGTCTCGCCGTTCTCGCCGGAAAGGTCGCAAAGAGTCCAAAACGGGGTTACCTTTGTCGACATCTCCAGGGTGCACTGGGGTCATTCCACGAAGGGGACAGCGTGTATGGTAATCCTGGATTCGACAAGAATCTCGCCCAAGATCTTCTTACGAGTGTCAAAGACCGTGGTCAAAAAGTGAGACATGTGGATATTTCTGAAGATGCAGAAGACCACCTACGGGACCTTGGCTACATGTGA
- a CDS encoding glycosyltransferase family 4 protein translates to MKVAYFGSTSQVHSGASQWMFRMADSMREYGHETLAMLPEDSGIARQYEDSDVETLIMWSEPLRWRRSPLGQVVFLLRSFLAALHLGYLLRRNNIDVFHVNEIRYPYALVGGWLGGATVVCHVRVNLDSPFVAKTLARFTLLFTTEIYCVSRKTEEVMFGRFDIDDDRIVVIYDGLPSPERLDELPQHLSFRSDINVDEDETLVLSVSKLVHNKGQDRLIRAADAIDADVQIAIVGGSVSGHEGYAEQLESLAANRSNVQLVGFYENAIAAIASCDVFVHLPRHNDPFPGVVLEAQMAGKPVVGSRSGGIPEQIQDNGTGVLVPKEDAIEEIATTIDALATDELRRKQMGKAASTSAFDRFDPQEYFETLEQHYRALP, encoded by the coding sequence ATGAAAGTCGCCTACTTCGGGTCGACATCGCAGGTTCACAGTGGGGCCTCGCAGTGGATGTTTCGGATGGCCGACAGCATGAGAGAGTACGGTCACGAGACGTTAGCGATGCTTCCAGAAGATTCCGGAATCGCTCGACAATACGAGGATTCAGATGTCGAGACTTTAATTATGTGGTCGGAACCACTGCGTTGGCGTCGGTCTCCACTGGGGCAAGTCGTGTTCTTGCTCCGCTCCTTTCTTGCAGCCCTCCACCTCGGATATCTCCTTCGCAGGAACAATATTGATGTGTTCCATGTGAACGAGATTCGGTATCCATACGCGCTAGTCGGTGGATGGCTCGGAGGGGCAACTGTCGTCTGTCACGTTCGGGTTAATCTTGACTCTCCGTTTGTGGCCAAGACCCTCGCCCGGTTCACCCTACTCTTTACCACCGAGATCTACTGTGTCTCGAGGAAGACAGAGGAAGTGATGTTTGGACGTTTCGACATCGATGACGACCGTATCGTTGTTATTTACGACGGCCTGCCATCGCCTGAGCGGCTTGACGAGTTACCCCAGCATCTCTCGTTCCGAAGTGACATCAACGTCGACGAAGACGAGACACTTGTCCTCAGTGTCTCGAAACTCGTTCATAACAAGGGCCAAGATCGGCTGATTCGAGCCGCGGACGCGATCGATGCAGACGTACAAATAGCTATCGTCGGTGGATCGGTCAGCGGCCACGAGGGGTATGCAGAACAACTGGAAAGTCTGGCTGCCAATCGGTCAAACGTGCAATTGGTCGGCTTCTACGAGAATGCGATCGCTGCTATCGCCTCCTGCGACGTCTTCGTTCATCTCCCGAGACATAACGACCCTTTCCCAGGTGTCGTACTCGAGGCCCAGATGGCGGGAAAACCCGTCGTCGGCTCTCGTTCTGGCGGGATACCAGAACAGATTCAAGACAACGGAACTGGCGTCCTTGTTCCTAAAGAGGACGCCATTGAAGAGATAGCAACGACTATTGACGCATTGGCGACTGACGAGCTTCGGCGCAAACAGATGGGAAAAGCAGCCAGTACATCTGCATTCGATCGATTTGACCCTCAGGAGTATTTCGAAACGTTGGAACAGCACTATCGAGCACTCCCGTAA